A window of Sphingobacterium sp. SRCM116780 contains these coding sequences:
- a CDS encoding NuoM family protein codes for MDNLFLLILTPLIGAIFLLFVCQHTVAKRGTLILSLITLGLTIPFICQFNASGDFNYEQSYQWISALGVNFHIGIDGISLPLLVLTNVLMPLIVLTTFKKTFKGNFYALMFFMQSGLMLVFSAMDAFTFYVGWEVALIPIYFICALWGDGDRIRVNLKFFIYTFFGSLLMLIAILYLHQQVPTHDFEWHSFVSLDLDASTQRWIFWAFFIAFAIKIPIFPFHTWQPNTYTHAPAAGTMLLAGIMLKMGIYGLMRWLLPVVPEGVALYGHFAMILCVIGIVYASIIAIQQQDAKRIVAYSSIAHVGLISAGVFAWNVTGMGGAMIQMINHGISVIGLFFVLDIIQDRTGSRDLKDLGGIATKAPRLAVLFLIIVMGAIGLPLTNGFIGEFLLLKSVYEYGVWFALFAGLTLILGAVYMLRLYQKTMLGTTSDRTENFTDIRGMEFYTLVIISGLIIYLGIFPNSLLHISSESVSVLATFLGR; via the coding sequence GTACTTTGATACTGTCTTTGATTACATTGGGTTTGACAATTCCTTTTATTTGTCAATTCAATGCTTCTGGTGACTTTAATTATGAACAATCTTATCAATGGATTTCTGCTTTAGGAGTAAATTTCCATATAGGAATTGACGGTATTAGCTTGCCTTTGTTGGTATTGACGAATGTGTTGATGCCTCTTATTGTATTGACAACATTTAAGAAAACGTTTAAAGGTAATTTTTACGCGTTGATGTTTTTCATGCAAAGTGGTTTGATGTTAGTTTTCTCTGCCATGGACGCTTTTACATTTTATGTCGGTTGGGAAGTAGCTTTGATCCCTATCTATTTTATTTGTGCGTTATGGGGTGATGGCGATCGTATTCGTGTTAATTTGAAATTCTTCATTTACACATTCTTTGGAAGTTTATTGATGTTGATCGCGATTTTATATTTACATCAACAAGTACCAACACATGATTTTGAATGGCATTCTTTCGTTTCTTTAGATTTAGATGCTTCAACGCAGCGTTGGATATTCTGGGCTTTTTTTATTGCTTTTGCTATTAAAATTCCTATTTTCCCTTTTCATACTTGGCAACCGAACACCTATACGCATGCTCCTGCAGCTGGAACAATGTTATTAGCAGGTATCATGTTAAAAATGGGGATATATGGTTTGATGCGCTGGCTGTTACCAGTTGTACCAGAAGGTGTTGCTTTGTATGGGCATTTTGCGATGATTTTATGTGTTATCGGAATTGTTTATGCATCCATTATTGCAATTCAGCAACAAGATGCCAAACGAATCGTTGCTTATTCTTCTATCGCCCACGTAGGATTGATTAGTGCTGGTGTATTTGCTTGGAATGTAACAGGTATGGGTGGAGCAATGATCCAGATGATCAACCACGGTATATCGGTAATAGGATTATTTTTTGTGTTGGATATCATTCAAGATCGAACAGGCTCTAGAGATTTGAAAGATCTAGGAGGAATTGCAACCAAAGCTCCTCGACTTGCTGTATTGTTTTTAATTATTGTAATGGGAGCAATTGGTTTGCCCCTAACAAATGGCTTTATTGGCGAGTTTTTATTGCTAAAAAGTGTGTATGAATATGGTGTCTGGTTTGCCCTGTTTGCAGGATTAACCTTGATCTTAGGTGCTGTTTATATGCTCCGATTATATCAAAAAACAATGTTGGGAACAACGAGCGACCGTACTGAAAATTTCACAGATATTAGAGGGATGGAATTTTATACATTAGTCATTATTTCCGGATTGATTATTTATTTGGGAATTTTTCCAAATAGCTTATTGCATATTTCTTCTGAATCTGTATCCGTTTTGGCGACTTTTTTAGGAAGATAA
- a CDS encoding NADH-quinone oxidoreductase subunit N translates to MGAIITLSILALLVLYLGLFKANKSLLPVSLIGLLVVIGFLISNWTSESVPLYNGMILFDHYAIAFSVLCVFVTVLVFALSKSYFTSSSDHISEYYTLLLFSLVGAILVNSYHNLALLFLGIEIMSVALYILVGIRKNDPSSNEASIKYFIMGAFSTGFLLFGITLLYGASGTFDLQGIKDYVVNNPNQISPLFYGGILLMIIGLTFKVGAAPFHFWTPDVYDGAPILITSFMSTVVKVASFAGLLRLFTFSLLPLQDFWTPIFLGIAVITLFIGNLSALMQSSFKRMLAYSSISHAGYMLFAIIAVGANSANAIFLYGCAYSLATLTAFAGLILVKRAVGSDHFESFNGLAQKNPYLAAVITIAMLSLAGIPLTAGFIGKFMMFSSVMDHYHIVLLIIAVLNAAVAVYYYLKVVVAMYFRTGEGKLVSINLNYALLFIVTTVLTILIGIYPNCLMELI, encoded by the coding sequence ATGGGTGCGATTATTACATTATCAATATTAGCGTTATTGGTACTTTATTTAGGATTATTCAAAGCAAATAAATCATTATTGCCTGTTTCTTTAATAGGACTGCTCGTTGTGATTGGTTTCTTGATAAGTAATTGGACATCTGAATCCGTCCCTTTGTATAACGGTATGATTTTATTCGATCATTATGCCATTGCATTCTCTGTATTATGCGTATTTGTAACCGTATTAGTTTTCGCACTGTCTAAAAGTTACTTTACTTCTTCAAGTGATCATATTTCCGAATATTATACCTTACTCTTATTTTCCCTTGTAGGGGCTATTTTAGTAAATAGTTATCATAATTTAGCTTTATTGTTTTTAGGTATTGAAATTATGTCTGTAGCGCTTTATATTCTAGTGGGTATCCGTAAAAATGATCCTTCTTCAAATGAGGCTTCGATAAAATATTTCATTATGGGGGCTTTCTCTACAGGCTTTCTGTTATTTGGTATTACTTTATTGTATGGTGCTTCAGGCACTTTTGATCTGCAAGGAATAAAAGACTATGTCGTCAACAATCCAAATCAAATATCGCCCTTATTTTACGGAGGGATACTATTGATGATTATCGGATTAACATTTAAGGTAGGGGCAGCACCTTTTCATTTTTGGACACCTGATGTGTACGATGGAGCTCCTATTTTGATTACAAGCTTTATGAGTACTGTTGTTAAAGTTGCTTCATTTGCAGGTTTGTTACGGTTGTTTACTTTTTCACTGCTTCCGCTACAGGATTTTTGGACTCCAATCTTTTTAGGAATAGCGGTTATAACTTTGTTTATTGGTAACCTATCTGCTTTAATGCAATCGTCATTCAAAAGAATGTTGGCCTACTCTAGTATTTCACATGCAGGGTATATGCTTTTTGCCATTATAGCTGTTGGTGCCAATTCTGCAAATGCTATTTTCTTGTACGGATGTGCATACTCTTTAGCAACCTTAACAGCTTTTGCGGGATTAATTCTAGTAAAACGTGCTGTTGGGTCAGATCATTTTGAATCTTTTAATGGTTTAGCTCAAAAGAATCCTTATTTAGCGGCTGTCATAACTATAGCGATGCTTTCTTTGGCAGGTATTCCATTAACAGCTGGATTTATCGGTAAATTTATGATGTTTAGCTCCGTTATGGATCACTACCATATTGTTTTATTGATTATCGCTGTTCTAAATGCGGCTGTTGCAGTATATTATTATTTAAAAGTTGTAGTAGCCATGTATTTTAGAACAGGCGAAGGTAAGTTGGTTTCGATAAATTTGAATTATGCTTTATTGTTTATCGTAACAACTGTTTTAACTATTTTAATTGGTATTTATCCAAATTGCTTGATGGAGTTAATTTAG
- a CDS encoding DUF5686 and carboxypeptidase-like regulatory domain-containing protein, with translation MFLILIITTIKRLFVIAVVLSILTTLGFAQRNIKGQVIDSKTGKGIPLASISWSGHNGGTSTDTLGNFHVILRAEFDQLACRAVGYETKIVDLDVNKDSVLTVLLMSKENKIDEVVVERKAKKYKDPALALIENIIAHKDENHISRLKHIKYEAYEKSQFGAVNFKSKLNKLTGKLKFLFENTDTISIPGSSILPFYLQENLSEVYSTYKPSRNKEIIIGHKVTELNKRYINNANIQSYFQDQFRSIDLYDNNIQLISKSFLSPIAGNAPSFYKYTIRDTLVKNNERFIELYFEAKSKMDVLFKGSIWVSDDDRYAVYHADMQLGEEANINWINAINIGLEFEKHPTGQMLPTRSDLQILFGTDKGNALYGKKETYFTKYNDDVIKDEVFSGVPIEKKYLEKTDSINWDHVRVVPLTQTESKTYTNIDSLSEMKSINRLMAVGYFLARSYYNLGEVELGPLEYTYSFNDIEGSRIRLGGRTTEMLSNKFFIEGYAAYGTKDQEFKYYLNVAHSLNGNSIVQFPAHYLSATVQHDVMEPGRGLSYLKGDGFFQSFRRNKPNKWLRNDIFRLEHLVEFGNHFSISTAFTHHERSTAGDLFFVTSSTSPDTISGINTNDIQIRLRWAPGEQFYYRNLNRRQIENRYPVLSLQYNKGLDGFWNADQRYDALRFKMFKRIFMSPAGTADVELSAGKIWGSLYYPLLEIPDIQTDKSGSLQNFDLMSNMEFVADRFVKFSYYHHWGGYIFNRIPLLKRLKWREVTGFKFYYGKLSDRNNPELNKSLIQFDRDDDGIFKTRVMGNQPYMEGIVGIDNIFKIFRVEYKRRLSYLNYPNVSRDTFGVSVHLNF, from the coding sequence ATGTTTCTGATACTAATTATAACTACAATAAAAAGACTTTTTGTTATTGCTGTTGTGCTGAGTATCTTAACAACCCTCGGATTTGCACAACGAAATATTAAAGGTCAAGTCATCGATAGTAAAACTGGGAAAGGGATCCCTTTAGCCAGTATTTCATGGAGTGGTCATAATGGAGGGACTTCCACAGATACATTAGGAAATTTTCATGTTATTTTAAGAGCAGAGTTTGATCAGCTTGCTTGCCGTGCTGTTGGTTATGAGACCAAAATAGTCGATTTGGATGTGAATAAGGATTCTGTATTGACTGTTTTGTTAATGAGTAAAGAGAATAAGATTGACGAAGTTGTTGTTGAGCGTAAAGCGAAAAAATATAAAGATCCAGCTCTAGCTTTGATTGAAAATATTATTGCACATAAGGATGAAAATCATATTTCCAGATTAAAGCATATCAAATATGAGGCATATGAAAAATCCCAATTTGGAGCCGTCAATTTTAAAAGCAAACTGAATAAACTCACTGGAAAATTAAAATTCTTATTTGAAAACACAGATACCATAAGTATTCCTGGAAGTTCTATTTTACCGTTTTACTTACAGGAAAATTTGTCAGAAGTTTATTCTACTTATAAGCCTTCAAGAAATAAAGAAATAATTATTGGTCATAAAGTGACCGAATTAAACAAACGGTATATTAACAATGCTAATATTCAAAGTTATTTTCAGGATCAGTTTAGAAGTATCGATCTTTACGACAATAATATCCAGCTTATAAGCAAATCTTTTTTAAGCCCAATTGCAGGAAATGCCCCTTCTTTTTATAAATATACTATTCGGGATACATTGGTTAAAAACAACGAACGTTTTATAGAATTGTATTTCGAAGCAAAATCAAAAATGGATGTTCTTTTTAAGGGATCAATCTGGGTATCTGATGATGATCGATATGCTGTTTATCATGCAGATATGCAACTTGGAGAAGAGGCTAACATTAATTGGATAAATGCAATAAACATTGGGTTGGAATTTGAAAAGCATCCCACTGGCCAAATGTTACCCACTCGTTCCGACTTACAAATTTTATTTGGAACGGATAAGGGTAATGCCTTATATGGTAAGAAGGAGACTTATTTTACGAAATATAATGATGATGTAATAAAAGATGAAGTTTTTTCAGGGGTTCCTATTGAAAAGAAATATTTGGAAAAAACAGATTCTATTAATTGGGATCATGTACGTGTGGTTCCGCTGACCCAAACGGAATCAAAAACCTATACGAATATTGACTCGCTGTCTGAGATGAAATCGATTAATCGATTAATGGCAGTTGGATATTTTTTGGCTAGAAGCTATTATAATTTGGGTGAAGTTGAACTTGGACCCTTGGAGTATACATATAGTTTTAATGATATAGAAGGAAGTCGAATCCGTTTAGGGGGCAGAACGACAGAAATGTTGTCAAATAAGTTTTTTATAGAAGGATATGCGGCTTATGGAACCAAAGATCAAGAGTTTAAATATTATCTGAATGTGGCACATTCTTTAAATGGTAACTCTATTGTGCAATTTCCTGCACATTATCTTTCAGCTACTGTTCAGCATGATGTTATGGAACCAGGACGCGGCTTAAGTTATTTAAAAGGAGATGGTTTTTTTCAATCTTTTAGAAGAAATAAACCAAATAAATGGTTGAGGAATGATATTTTTAGATTAGAACATTTAGTTGAATTTGGAAATCATTTTAGTATCAGTACTGCTTTCACTCACCATGAACGGAGCACTGCGGGTGATCTGTTTTTTGTTACCTCCTCTACATCTCCAGATACAATTTCTGGTATTAATACCAACGATATTCAAATTAGGTTGAGATGGGCACCAGGAGAACAATTCTATTATCGGAATTTAAATAGAAGGCAAATTGAAAATAGGTACCCCGTTTTATCTCTACAATATAATAAAGGTCTTGATGGATTTTGGAATGCAGATCAACGATATGATGCTTTGCGTTTTAAGATGTTCAAAAGAATATTCATGTCTCCAGCAGGAACTGCCGATGTCGAACTTAGTGCGGGAAAAATTTGGGGGTCATTATATTACCCATTATTAGAAATACCCGATATTCAAACAGATAAATCGGGATCTTTGCAGAATTTTGATTTAATGTCCAATATGGAATTCGTAGCCGATCGTTTTGTGAAATTTTCTTATTATCATCATTGGGGCGGTTATATTTTTAATAGAATTCCTTTGTTGAAACGACTAAAGTGGCGTGAGGTTACAGGATTCAAATTTTATTACGGAAAGTTGAGTGATCGTAATAACCCTGAACTAAATAAAAGCCTGATTCAATTTGATCGTGATGATGATGGCATTTTTAAAACGAGAGTAATGGGGAATCAACCTTATATGGAAGGAATAGTAGGGATTGATAATATTTTTAAAATCTTTAGAGTAGAATATAAAAGAAGATTAAGCTATTTGAATTATCCAAATGTATCTAGGGATACATTTGGTGTATCTGTTCATTTAAATTTTTAG
- a CDS encoding enoyl-CoA hydratase/isomerase family protein, with product MEFQNILYHVDKQIAYITINRESKLNALNQLTLEELEASLTSAKGDANVKGVIITGTGDKAFVAGADIKEFVELGQLEAKKLSEKGHYIFTELIQNSKKPVIAAINGFALGGGLELALACHMRFASENAKLGLPEVSLGLLPGYGGTQRLTRLVGRGRALQMILTADMINAEEGLRIGLINEVLPLEDLLKRASEVMSRIFSRSSTAVEAAIDAMNACDDQTRDGYEVEIEHFAHLFLTDDFKEGVAAFLEKRKPNF from the coding sequence ATGGAATTTCAAAATATTTTGTACCATGTCGATAAGCAAATTGCTTATATTACAATTAATAGAGAGTCAAAGTTGAATGCTTTGAACCAACTGACATTAGAGGAATTAGAAGCTTCTTTGACTTCTGCTAAGGGTGATGCTAACGTTAAGGGGGTCATCATAACGGGCACAGGCGACAAAGCTTTTGTAGCAGGTGCTGATATTAAAGAATTTGTAGAGCTGGGACAACTTGAGGCGAAGAAGCTTTCAGAAAAGGGACATTATATTTTTACGGAATTGATACAAAATTCTAAAAAACCAGTTATCGCTGCTATCAATGGTTTTGCACTTGGAGGTGGATTAGAGTTAGCTCTTGCCTGTCATATGCGATTTGCTTCTGAAAATGCTAAATTGGGTTTACCAGAAGTTTCACTAGGGCTACTGCCAGGTTATGGAGGCACACAGCGATTAACGCGATTGGTCGGCCGTGGCCGTGCACTACAAATGATTCTGACAGCAGATATGATCAATGCAGAAGAAGGACTAAGGATTGGCTTGATTAATGAAGTACTTCCATTAGAAGATTTATTGAAAAGAGCATCTGAAGTTATGAGCCGAATTTTTTCAAGATCAAGCACTGCCGTTGAAGCTGCAATTGATGCGATGAACGCATGTGATGATCAAACAAGAGATGGTTATGAAGTTGAAATCGAACACTTTGCTCATTTATTTTTAACAGATGATTTTAAAGAAGGTGTAGCGGCCTTTTTAGAGAAAAGAAAACCTAACTTTTAA